A window of Atribacterota bacterium contains these coding sequences:
- a CDS encoding epoxyqueuosine reductase QueH yields MNSNQKKPAVNFQKMLDEKINEIKKNNHTPKLLLHSCCAPCSTYVIEYLSQFFSITVFFYNPNIHPEEEYIRRLNEQKKLIEQFPVQNKITFIEGKYEPEVFFKEVKGFENEPEGGNRCLKCFYLRLNKTAQKAQELKIPFFTTTLTISPHKNAIAINQIGEEMANKYQVNYLFSDFKKKDGFKRSIVLSEQYGLYRQNYCGCVFSNNK; encoded by the coding sequence ATGAATAGTAATCAAAAAAAACCAGCGGTTAATTTTCAAAAAATGCTGGATGAAAAAATTAATGAAATTAAAAAAAATAACCATACTCCAAAGCTTTTGTTACATAGCTGCTGTGCCCCCTGCAGTACTTATGTAATTGAATACCTTTCACAATTTTTTTCTATTACAGTATTTTTTTATAATCCAAATATTCATCCTGAAGAAGAATACATAAGAAGATTGAATGAACAGAAAAAATTAATTGAACAATTTCCTGTTCAAAATAAGATAACATTCATTGAAGGCAAATATGAACCGGAAGTCTTTTTTAAAGAAGTAAAGGGATTTGAAAATGAGCCCGAGGGTGGGAATAGATGTTTGAAATGTTTTTATCTTCGCCTGAATAAAACAGCACAAAAAGCACAAGAATTGAAAATACCGTTTTTTACTACCACACTCACAATAAGCCCTCACAAAAATGCGATAGCAATAAACCAGATTGGAGAGGAAATGGCAAATAAATATCAGGTTAATTATCTGTTTAGTGATTTTAAAAAAAAGGACGGATTTAAGCGTTCTATTGTCTTATCTGAACAGTATGGATTATACCGGCAAAATTATTGTGGCTGCGTTTTTTCAAATAACAAATAA